Genomic window (Candidatus Beckwithbacteria bacterium):
TTAGAGATCTTTATACTTGTCAAAGGGAATTAAATCTGCAAAGATAATTATGAGATGAATGAATCAGTTAATCCCCAAACTCAAGCCAATACCAATAAAGAGGATAATCTTGTCTACAACCCCTATACTCACAAAATGTTTACTAAAAATGCCGCTGCCATGGCTGGGTTTGAGGTTTCTTTGGATAAAGCCGCAGATTTGAAATTACCACTTTTTTGGGATAATGGCGTAATTTTTGGCTCTAAAGAAATGGTTGAGCAAAGAAAAGTCGCCACTTTACCAGGAACGGTAAATAAAGGAGCCTGTATTCACTATGAAGATATAGCCGGAAAAACAACTTATGCTGCTATTACTGAACCCTGGCTTTTTGCTAAATATAAGGGTATTTATTTGCGACCGGTTTCAGCTTTAGAAGTACCCATTCTTTTTGGTAAACATTCTGTTTTTAAAACCTACGAAATTCGTGATAGCAATTTTATACCTTTAGATAAAGCTATTATTAAAGATAAAATTGATATTCCAAAACAGTTTAAAAATCCGGTTTTACAGAAAATTTTTGCTGGTTATACCAAAATAAAAACTAAAGGTAAAAATTCAAAATTCTTTACTGCTGACACTATCTTGTGGGTTTATTTTGTGCTGATTATGTCGCTTTTGACAGCTTTAATTATTCGGTTTTACAAATAATTGCGTATTAATTCCTCTACCTGTGATTTTTCTTAAACCAGTTACTTATAATATTGTTTGTCCTAAACCCATCCCACCAATGCTTGAAAAAGTTTTTATAGTGGTCAAAGTGATGTCCAAATGTTGGCTTAGGAGTTGGCGTTGGTGTGTGATGGTGATCAGGGTTACCACAACTAAAATTGATGTCAAAATCAAACTTGATACTGCTTTGCTGATACTCATTACCCACTGATGAATCAATAGACACGATCCAGTCATAATCTCTTGACTGGCCGTTGCTAAGTGTGCCTAAGTTAATTCTCTCAGTTGCCAGCAGATCGGCTAAAGTTTTATCGCTACCAGCCCACCCACTAACTAGAAAATTTCCAAAATAATCAGTGCCATTAGCTCTGATAACGGTAAATAAAACTTCGTCCAAACTTTTAGGCTCAGTTGCATCTTTTGGCCGGACTAGAAGCGTCAGCTGGCAATCTTTACCAGTAGTGTTTTTGACTGAAATAGTTTTTTGATACGTATCACCTGGTTTAACATCTAGTTCCTGAAACAAGGTTTTTTTATCAATAGTCGTCATACTACAACGGCTCTTATCGCATTTGACAGTGCAATCGCTATGAGCAGACACAGGCTGTATAAAAATTCCTAAACAAAATAGTGAAAACAGAATTGCTATAAAATATTTAGTCATAGTTTATTTTTCCTGCCAAGGAAATGTAATAGTACTTGTCCCAATTGATGTATCACCATCTTTATATAGTAAATCAATGCTTACAGTTCCGATACCCGTGTGGGCTACACAAGTCAAAAGCTCATCAGAACACGTTCCTAAAAAGATCGGATCCAAAATGAGTTGGTTTTGATTGAGTGGCTTATAGGCTTTTCCTTTAATTGTTTCTTCTACTGGTTCATTGCTATACAGATGGTGATAGGAAATTGCATAGTCAAGTTCATCAAATCCCCAAGCATTACTAAAGCCAATTAGTAAATAGCTATCCTCTTGGTCTACGGAAACTGAGATATGGCTATGAGGGTTGGTCCCGGGATTAGGTGTTGCTAATTCTATCCAATCTGAAGGACTATCGGTATCAAAACCTAATGGACTTCTAGCTATTGAATGGCCTTCGGCCACTGCTAAAGTCCAATCAGGATACAAATGCGGAAAATTATTTGAACATGTTCCGCCATCACAAGAACCTTGTTCCCAGGCTACAAAATCAACAATTTGATCATCACTGTTTCTAAGTGTTAGCTGGTCACCGTCATTATTAAGCCAAGCTGCAGCACCAGCAAGTTGCACTATCACTGCCCCATTATCGCTAAAGCAATGAATCCAGGTCCCATTATCATGAGATAAAAGTGCAAAACCATAGGCTGGTATCTCAGGATTACCAGTGATTGTGACCGAACCGGCGTTATCGCTTAAGCTCCAATTTTTAATATTGACTGCAAAATTATTGGGATTATATAGCTCAATCCACTCACTACTGGCTTCATCGCAGTGAGTAGTATTGGCTACATCATAGTACACCTCATTGATTACGATTTTAGTAAACTCAGGTCCTGCTGGTATTTTGTGATTACCAAAATCAATATCTTCATAAAGATCTGGACCTGGGAATACGTAGTATTTACTACTTGGCATAGTTTGCTGCCAACCGGTTTGGTTTTCTTCAGCCACTACGATTTCGCCATCAACATTGCTCAAGTCTAGTTCATACAGACCATCGGTATCAGTAATATCAGAACTTACTACTTTAAAGATAGTGACATTTAAATTACCTGTGTTGTTTGTATACAGAATGTCATATATTTTGAAGTTGACCGAAGCCCCAGTTCCAACCAAACTAGTCCAGTATTCGTGATCACTAGCATAAGGCCCCCAATCAGGAGATGCGCCATCAATTTGTAAATCAAGCAATTCGTATCCATAAGATTCCAAACCATTAACTGTATCTGTCCAGTTGGTATCTGGGTTGCGGACTGAGTATTTGGCATCTGCCGTCAAATCGGTATCAGCTTGGTAAGTCCCGGTAACCCTCACTAGATATGTAGCTCCATTTTCCAAA
Coding sequences:
- a CDS encoding lamin tail domain-containing protein, which translates into the protein MNLYLLPVSGALFSDQEKSSDNFFRTTNLDLGFNSVQTGFEPALLMPDKESSRSALINQIGALPFIYSQKYQFDSGDETLCQNLHLEVLLKYYDLHGILQITNKYSGSLVDFSINTNGLDGDLSFPTADYYPNPDYGLAQHWFEYQVSLPDDPNPNLGNLSCNFSYVAKAWMQQHSYGQAFWDEEILANSVSTGSWAKVTGMKFNDLDGNGDKDEAEPGLEGWNIFAAQEVEELSVPADDNTGIDSEVLENGATYLVRVTGTYQADTDLTADAKYSVRNPDTNWTDTVNGLESYGYELLDLQIDGASPDWGPYASDHEYWTSLVGTGASVNFKIYDILYTNNTGNLNVTIFKVVSSDITDTDGLYELDLSNVDGEIVVAEENQTGWQQTMPSSKYYVFPGPDLYEDIDFGNHKIPAGPEFTKIVINEVYYDVANTTHCDEASSEWIELYNPNNFAVNIKNWSLSDNAGSVTITGNPEIPAYGFALLSHDNGTWIHCFSDNGAVIVQLAGAAAWLNNDGDQLTLRNSDDQIVDFVAWEQGSCDGGTCSNNFPHLYPDWTLAVAEGHSIARSPLGFDTDSPSDWIELATPNPGTNPHSHISVSVDQEDSYLLIGFSNAWGFDELDYAISYHHLYSNEPVEETIKGKAYKPLNQNQLILDPIFLGTCSDELLTCVAHTGIGTVSIDLLYKDGDTSIGTSTITFPWQEK